Genomic segment of Veillonella parvula DSM 2008:
TCCTTATATTTGTTACTTATCTTATTGTAAAAGTTTAAATCACTTACCAAGGCAAAAACGACTAAACAATTCATCTATCATGCTTTCTCGGATGGTATCGCCCGTGATGTCGCCTAGTAGTTCCCAAGCGCTACGCAGGTCGGTGGCTACAAAATCTACAGGCATGCCCATGTCGATAGAGGAGAGGGCTTGTTCTACTTGAGCCTTCGCTTGTTCCATGAGGCTGATGTGGCGCACATTACTGATCATGGCGCTATTGTCTTGTTTTACGCGACCGCCGTAGACGAGTTCTTGCACCCATTTGGCAAGAACCGCAGAGCCTTCACCTTCTTTAGCACTGATTCGTTCGATAGCCGTGAAGGTTCCGTGTTCTTTAATATTTTCATCTGTAACGACTTGTGCCACATCGGACTTATTAAGGAGTACGATAGTATTCAAACCGCTCACAGAGGTCAAAATTTCGATTTCTTCAGGGGTTAAAGAAGTAGATCCGTCAATAACGCAGAGCACGATGTCTGCTTTGTTAATATAATCGCGAGCACGCTCCACACCGAGGGCTTCCACCGTATCTTGTGTGTCGCGAATACCTGCTGTATCGATGAGGCGCAAGGAAATGCCTTCTACGGTCATATATTCTTCAATACTATCGCGTGTCGTCCCCGGAATATCCGTTACGATAGCGCGATTTTCGCGCAAGAGAGCGTTCATCAAGCTCGATTTACCTGCATTTGGACGGCCTACGATAACCGTCGTAATACCGTCCCGAATAAGGCGACCTGTATTAGCTGTGGACAAGAGTTCATCCATAGCTTTCAAAATAGGCTGCAACTGTTCACGAACCTCTTGGCTCGTTACGTCTTCTATATCCTCCTCAGGATAATCAATGGTTACCTCTAAATGAGCAATCATGGCGATGAGCTGTTCTCGCACATCTTTTACAAAGGACGAAACAGTTCCATCTAGCTGAGCCACAGCGAGGGAGAGGGAGTCCTCCGTTTTTGCTTCAATAATATCAATGATCGCCTCCGCTTGGGTGAGGTCGATACGTCCGTTCATAAAGGCACGCTTCGTAAATTCGCCGGCCTCAGCCATGCGTACATCATGATTGACGAGCAATTTCAGAATTTGTCGAACCGGCACAATGCCACCGTGACACTGGATTTCTACCACATCTTCCGCCGTGTAAGAATGAGGGCCTTTCATTAATAATACAAGAACCTCGTCGATGGTCTTGTTCGTTGTAGGATCCACAATGGTCCCATATTGTATCGTTCTATTTTGGCAATCCATCAAAGGAACGGTGCCAGTGCTCTTGAACAGGCTATTTACAATAGGAAAACTATCCTTGCCGCTAACACGAATAATACCAACCCCACCGATGCCGGGCGGTGTCGCAATGGCCGCTATTGTATCATCTATATACATACATATCTCCGTATTTCGATTATTATCTTTTATATGTTCTTCGCCTGTGAAAGTTAAACTAAACCAATCTTACCCGTGCGAAGATTAACTTAGGTTAGCTTTCACCATAACCTAAAGAATAAAGGGAACAGCCCTCAAGTAACGGAGAATACCAGTTACCTGAAAGCTGCACCATTATATTTTATTTTTTGTACGAAATCACAACGTGACGGAATGGTTCATCCCCTTCACTGTTGGTAATAACATTTTTATCCCCTTGAAGGGCGGTATGAATGATTTTACGTTCAAAAGCATTCATCGGTTCTAAAGAAACCTTTTGACGATTGCGTTTCACCTTAAAAGCCAAGCGTTTCGCGAGATTCACCAATGTTTCTTCTCGGCGAGAACGATAATTTTCCACATCTACAACGATATGGCAATGGCCAGATACATCCTTGTGAGCCACGAGATTTGTTAAATATTGAATAGCATCCAATGTTTGACCATGTTTGCCGATCAAAATACCTAGCTCTTCGCCGTGTACTTGGAATGTAATCTTATCTTTCGTCATCATCTTCTCGATAACGACAGTAAGACCCATTTGTGTAAACATATCATCAAGGAATTGTTTACCCTTTTCAGCAATTTCTTGTTGATCTTCTTTTGAAAGTTCTTTTTTAGAAGGTTTTTCTTCTACAGTACTTTCAGAAGTTTCAGCTGCCGTATCTTGTACTTCTGTTTCGCTTGTTGCCACTGGTTCGGAAGCAATAGCTACAGATTGTTCTTTAACATTAGCTGCTTCTTCTGCAGTAGCAGATTTAGCTAAAGCGGTGAAGAATAAGCGAACAACTGCTGGTTTACGACCAATGCCTAAAAATCCACTAGAAGGTTGTTCTAAGACCTTAGTTTCTACCAATTCTTGGCCTTCAGAGGCCAATTGAGCTACACCTTTAGCAATGGCATCTTCAATGGTTTTAGCAGATACATCGATAAATTCCATAATTGCCTCCTACTTAGCGTTCAAATTTTTGTAAATGAAATGCTGTTGAATCAATTGGAATACGTTAGAAACTACCCAGTAGATAACGAGACCAGATGGGAAGCTCAAAGAAATGTAACCAATGAATAAAGGCATAAAGATTGTCATAATCTTTTGTTGTTGCGCAGCAGCACCAGTTGCACCACTACTAGTTTGACGAGACATAACCCATGTGGATAATGCACTCAAAATAGGTAAGATGTACATTGGATCTGGATCGCCAAGGCTAGGCAACCACAAGAATTGTACAAAGTTTGGATCATATGGGTAATCTTTCAAAGCCCAGTAAATCGCGATCAAGAATGGCATTTGCACCAATAGAGGCAAGCAACCAGCCAATGGGTTAACGCCCATTTCTTTGTACAATGCACCCATTTCCGCTTGCAGTTTTGCAGGATCGTTTTTATATTTATCTTGCAATTGTTTCATGCGAGGCTGCAATTCTTGCATAGCCTTCATGGATTTGATTTGCTTAACAGTAAGTGGTGCCAAAATCGCTTTAATAACGATTGTTAAAAGGATAATAGCCACACCGTAGCTTGGATAACCTATCATTTGAGTCAATTGGAACGCATAGGTTACCAATGTGCTCATTAAATCAACGATAGGTTGGAAAATACCACTTAAAAAGTCCATTGTTTCTCCTTTTTCATACAGTCCGAAATCGTCCTTTGCGCATCTATATATCGTTATGGTATGGTCTAAATTTCATCCATACAGATGCTCAGGTATTTCCAAAACTGTGCTAGATAATGATGGTGAAAGTTGCTTTCACAAAACACAAAACCAATATAATCCAAAATAGATTATGGAACTGGATCGTAGCCACCCTTATGGAAAGGATGACAGCGAAGAATGCGTTTTAAACCCATCCAGCTACCTTTCAAAGGACCATATTTTTCGATGGCCTGCAGAGTATATGTGGAACATGTCGGATAATAACGGCAACATCCAGGTTTTAAGGGAGATATGGCGAGCTGATAGAACCTAATTAAAAGTCGTAAAAGCATGGTTATACAGCGTTTCATGGAAACCTCCATATACACAAAAAGGACCAAAGCCTCTAACTTGTGGTCCTAT
This window contains:
- the mnmE gene encoding tRNA uridine-5-carboxymethylaminomethyl(34) synthesis GTPase MnmE, with product MYIDDTIAAIATPPGIGGVGIIRVSGKDSFPIVNSLFKSTGTVPLMDCQNRTIQYGTIVDPTTNKTIDEVLVLLMKGPHSYTAEDVVEIQCHGGIVPVRQILKLLVNHDVRMAEAGEFTKRAFMNGRIDLTQAEAIIDIIEAKTEDSLSLAVAQLDGTVSSFVKDVREQLIAMIAHLEVTIDYPEEDIEDVTSQEVREQLQPILKAMDELLSTANTGRLIRDGITTVIVGRPNAGKSSLMNALLRENRAIVTDIPGTTRDSIEEYMTVEGISLRLIDTAGIRDTQDTVEALGVERARDYINKADIVLCVIDGSTSLTPEEIEILTSVSGLNTIVLLNKSDVAQVVTDENIKEHGTFTAIERISAKEGEGSAVLAKWVQELVYGGRVKQDNSAMISNVRHISLMEQAKAQVEQALSSIDMGMPVDFVATDLRSAWELLGDITGDTIRESMIDELFSRFCLGK
- the jag gene encoding RNA-binding cell elongation regulator Jag/EloR, with amino-acid sequence MEFIDVSAKTIEDAIAKGVAQLASEGQELVETKVLEQPSSGFLGIGRKPAVVRLFFTALAKSATAEEAANVKEQSVAIASEPVATSETEVQDTAAETSESTVEEKPSKKELSKEDQQEIAEKGKQFLDDMFTQMGLTVVIEKMMTKDKITFQVHGEELGILIGKHGQTLDAIQYLTNLVAHKDVSGHCHIVVDVENYRSRREETLVNLAKRLAFKVKRNRQKVSLEPMNAFERKIIHTALQGDKNVITNSEGDEPFRHVVISYKK
- a CDS encoding YidC/Oxa1 family membrane protein insertase, translated to MDFLSGIFQPIVDLMSTLVTYAFQLTQMIGYPSYGVAIILLTIVIKAILAPLTVKQIKSMKAMQELQPRMKQLQDKYKNDPAKLQAEMGALYKEMGVNPLAGCLPLLVQMPFLIAIYWALKDYPYDPNFVQFLWLPSLGDPDPMYILPILSALSTWVMSRQTSSGATGAAAQQQKIMTIFMPLFIGYISLSFPSGLVIYWVVSNVFQLIQQHFIYKNLNAK
- the yidD gene encoding membrane protein insertion efficiency factor YidD translates to MKRCITMLLRLLIRFYQLAISPLKPGCCRYYPTCSTYTLQAIEKYGPLKGSWMGLKRILRCHPFHKGGYDPVP